GGAACCAATCACACTGCCTGGCGGGTCTTGAGTTGTTGTGCTGAGTTGTCATACGTCTGtaaactattattactattaagaTTTTTACAGAATGTCGTCGTTTGTGACTGAAGTTCTTGCCATCTCTGGCAAATTGGAGAAAGAGGATCTGTCTAGCAAAGTTAGCAAAATGTCTCGCAAGGTGGAAGATACCAAGGTAATCCGCTACCTAGCATAGCATTAGCTTTCATATATAAAGTTTAAACTAGCTCTAGCTGTTAGCGCTATAATGTGTTTTGACACTGTCCTATCAATAATACCCACTTTTAAACGGCCACCAGCTAATACACCGTGAGATCTTCAGACAGTGTTAGTTAAGAAGACCTTAGCTATAGAAGCTATTTGTGGTGCAACCTCTGGAGTAACATCTACGTGGCTCCATTGCAACCAGTCTCACAACGAGTGGGCTTGTGAGATCTAAGTTTTCTGTTATTATTCTTAATAGGAAGAAGTATGTGATATGATAAATAAGGGATATGCTGACTTTCTACCCAGTCTTCAAGGATCAGAGGAGCTAATGGTACAGGTTGAGGAGATCTCGAAAGAAATTGATGCTCTTAAAAATTGCATTGAAAGTGAGGTATGTGTGACACAATTAATATTTACAACCAGaaagtgtgttttcattttttctgaGAATGGATTCATGGCAGTATTGTTGCGTGTTTATGTGTATGAACACAGGTgcagcaaaacattcatttGGCTGTGGCTGAGTATGCAAaactgaaggagcagctggaaaaaaacacttGTATCATAACAATGCTGAGACACCTAAAAGAGGTACATTTAATTTGGCGTGTTAATGTAAAATTATTAAAAGTTCTTACATTCTACTTACATAATGAAAGTATTTGGGGAACATTCTCTACAGTTTCACATGGCAATGGAGGGGTTCAACAAAGCTTTACTAAATAAGAGTTATGTTGATGCAGCTAACCACCTGGAACAGGTGAGAAGTTTACACCTTGTCAACAAAGTTTTCGTCTTTGCATATAACTAAGATTGGGAATTAGTTAAAAACTGACATTATGACATTTTTGGTATATTATTATCAGGCAAGGGCCAGTGTGGATTCACTGAAGAGATGGAAGACTTCTCAACTGCCACTGCTCAGTGCTCTCAGCTCTGAGTTGACAGTGCAAAGAGAAAACTTGATTTACCACCTGGGAGATGAATGGAAGCGTCTTGTTATCTGGAGGTTACCATCATCTAAGGGTAAGACCTGCTCATAAAACTGATTTGAAAATGAATGATGTTAATCATATAGGAATATTCAAATACGTAGAttcagtttgtgttgtttttattctgtgctcaaaatgaaatgttttaataacaGTGTCTGTGATTTCTACTACTAGATCCTGCAGGTTTGAATTCCCTACTAAAAGTGGAGCTGAACCTGAGAAAAGGTTTCAATGATGGTGGAGCAAAACCACCACCattgttgtgctgtgttttgcaAGCTCTGGCCATTCAGGGAGACCTTCAGCACAAGATTAAACTCTttagtaagaaaaaaaaatcacactaCTTAGCATTGAATAAAACAATCTCAATTCTGTTTCCATAACTTCTACAAACCTTATGTCATCACCACATCTGTGATTTGCATCTGCTAAGAagcacattttctgtttcttttgagTCAGTGAATTGAGATTATTTTTGGAAGGACAGTGTATCCAAGTCTTCACCTCAGTACGTTTTTCATTTAATGATGTTTTTGTCACTTAGGCCAAGTACTCTTAAAGAATATGTTGAAGCCATTGGTGGTATACTCATCACTTTCAGTGAGAGTATCAGAGCAGCAGGGTGAGGGAAACTTTCTCGCCTTACAGTGTGTGGAAGAGAGTCAAGAAGAGCGATCAACTCCTTCACAGGTCTACACCAAACTTCTCCTGGTGCTCCAGACACTGCACTCACACCTATTAGGTATAGTGGGATAGGTTTATGGATTTCTAAAGTAGCTCATTGTCAGTTCGTTTTGCATCCTGATCACAATTATCAGTTATACTTAATGAATTAATTTTACATCTTAATCACTAGCCAATAGCACTGATAGAAATCATCATGGAAAAAAGCATAGTTATAAATAGAgtgttcattgtgtgtgttatCCATCAAAATTTTCTATTGTTTTCAGATGTGTCCATTGGTGGTAAACCTCTATCAGCTATCTTGGGGGAGCTGATTTGGGAAGAACTTTCTCAGTGCATCATCCATGAGTGTCTGCTCTACTCCATCCCCACAAACAGCAGTCAGCTGGAGAAATACAACAAAGTAAGGCCCTAACAGCATTTTATCTAATGAAGTGGAAGTGCAATTGGCTGATTGTAaagtgtctttctttcttttgtaaGGTGATCAAGGAAACAGAAGAATTTGAGAAGGCTTTGAAAGAGATGCATTATCTGCAGGGTGATTCCACAGACTTGCTTAAATATGCCAGGGATGTCAACTGTCACTTTGCCAGCAAGAAGTGCAAGGATGTCATTGTGGCAGCCCGCAAACTAATGACCTCTAAGATGCACAATACTGTCAAAGTATGTGTGAAGTTCTGCATGTCTCTTTGAATGTATCAGGGACAACTGATTCGTTGAAATGTCATAAACTAACAAAATTAGCAAACCCTGATGTTCAGGACAAATtctaaaaataagaaaacctttaatagtcccacaatggggaaatttcgtctcacaacagcacagtgtgtATGATACCGGAGAAGAAAAATATAGCAGAAAATACAGAACAGATCAGTGAAACTGACttgagttggcacagtataaTACAGTGGTCAGAGTGGGTATGCAGTCGTAAATATAatctacatattgcacagtttgcacaaatattgcagaGGTATTGCACCAAGCGAATATCCGTATTACCACTGATGAAGTGAGTGGTTTATCAGTTTTGCTGTGTAAGGTAGTTAATATTGTTAACATTGTTGATTGTAGTACAATATTTATCCATATACAGTAGAATGACTTTGCTTTGAATGTGAAAATATCTTAGTTTAGCATTACACTTGTTGGTGTTTAGCTTTCCACAATTTATTCCAAAAATCCCTGACTTaattcctgtctttattttttcttttttgtcagaTCACACCAGACACAAAACTGCGTCTCCCCAAGTTGCCTGCTCCAAGGTCAGGCATGCAGTTGGAGCGTGGAGAGACCGCAGGTCACACGGAGCAAGTGACAATGGAGAACCCAAAGCAGCTGTCTGTGTGGAGTCTATGTCTACCAGCCTGTCGCATCAGTGAATCcgtgcagcagctgatggagctggcTTTGAACACCCTATGTGAGGCCGTTGGGAGCTCCACACAAAGGTGTTTTTCCTCTAACCCATTCTGTGGTTTATGCctggctgattttttttttaatgctaaatACGTTATTCTATTGTAAGTAAAAGTTTTCTCAGGTGATTACTACAAGATGTATTCTAAACTCTACCCAATCTTGGTTATTTTTTAGCGCATTACAGCTTTTCTTCACTGTGAGAAACATTTTCCAACTGTTCCATGATGTTGTACCCACGTATCACAAGTAAGACTGTTTTGCTCCCATTGCCTCTATATACAAACAACCAAATCCACACATTTCACCAGACATCAGTCTCGGACAGTCTCCTGTTATTCTGCTGCTTCATACAGGGAGAACCTGCTCAAATTTCCGCATCTAGCTGCCATCCAGCACAACAACTGCATGTACTTGGCCCACCACCTCCTTACCTTGGGCCACCAGTTTAGAGCTCAGCTGCCACAGCCTCTCAGTGAAGGTGTTGCCACATTTGTCGACATGGTTCCTGGATTCAGGAAACTAGGTAAACAAAGAATTAGAGCTGAATTTACACTCCGCACATTATTTCATCACCTTTTCAATGTATGGTTGTCGGGGTCTAATAATGATTTGGCGGTGACTATACCAGGGGCAATCCTGGTCCTTGAGGGCCAgtgttcctgctggttttccaactctccctgctgatcacctttatcaggtgtgtcagttagcttttatagctgctgattgactcaATACACCTGATTGCGGTAATCAGTGGTAACTAGTGCAGGCAgagttgaaataccagcaggacagcagccatTGAGTACCAAGTTTGCCCACCCCTGCTCTATACCCAACACTCAGCTAATCAGAATGTCAATGCTCCAATCTTTCATTTCCTTTAGGTGCTCAGTGCTTCTTAGCTCAGCTGAATGTTCAAAGAGCTGAACTGTTGGAAAGACTTTCAACTGCTCACAACTTCTGCAATCTGGATGATGAAGATAATTATATTGCAGCCAGTAAAGCAGTAAGACAGGTGAGGAGAAAGActacagctgttttttttttgtttgtttttttttgttctttattaCTTTTGTGGGATTTTTCACACTTGTGCCAATTATTTTTCTGGGTTACAGGTCA
This Betta splendens chromosome 14, fBetSpl5.4, whole genome shotgun sequence DNA region includes the following protein-coding sequences:
- the zw10 gene encoding centromere/kinetochore protein zw10 homolog isoform X1; amino-acid sequence: MSSFVTEVLAISGKLEKEDLSSKVSKMSRKVEDTKEEVCDMINKGYADFLPSLQGSEELMVQVEEISKEIDALKNCIESEVQQNIHLAVAEYAKLKEQLEKNTCIITMLRHLKEFHMAMEGFNKALLNKSYVDAANHLEQARASVDSLKRWKTSQLPLLSALSSELTVQRENLIYHLGDEWKRLVIWRLPSSKDPAGLNSLLKVELNLRKGFNDGGAKPPPLLCCVLQALAIQGDLQHKIKLFSQVLLKNMLKPLVVYSSLSVRVSEQQGEGNFLALQCVEESQEERSTPSQVYTKLLLVLQTLHSHLLDVSIGGKPLSAILGELIWEELSQCIIHECLLYSIPTNSSQLEKYNKVIKETEEFEKALKEMHYLQGDSTDLLKYARDVNCHFASKKCKDVIVAARKLMTSKMHNTVKITPDTKLRLPKLPAPRSGMQLERGETAGHTEQVTMENPKQLSVWSLCLPACRISESVQQLMELALNTLCEAVGSSTQSALQLFFTVRNIFQLFHDVVPTYHKENLLKFPHLAAIQHNNCMYLAHHLLTLGHQFRAQLPQPLSEGVATFVDMVPGFRKLGAQCFLAQLNVQRAELLERLSTAHNFCNLDDEDNYIAASKAVRQVIHQLKQLGTVWQDVLPVGIYCKAMGNLLNTAITEIIAKIMMLEDISSEDGEHLHTLCQTIIEEGPLVFIPLTEEKKNKKYQEEVPLYVKKWSTFKELVIVLRANLQEIVDRWADGKGPLALEFSSSEVKNLIRALFQNTERRAGALTKIK
- the zw10 gene encoding centromere/kinetochore protein zw10 homolog isoform X2, with the translated sequence MVQVEEISKEIDALKNCIESEVQQNIHLAVAEYAKLKEQLEKNTCIITMLRHLKEFHMAMEGFNKALLNKSYVDAANHLEQARASVDSLKRWKTSQLPLLSALSSELTVQRENLIYHLGDEWKRLVIWRLPSSKDPAGLNSLLKVELNLRKGFNDGGAKPPPLLCCVLQALAIQGDLQHKIKLFSQVLLKNMLKPLVVYSSLSVRVSEQQGEGNFLALQCVEESQEERSTPSQVYTKLLLVLQTLHSHLLDVSIGGKPLSAILGELIWEELSQCIIHECLLYSIPTNSSQLEKYNKVIKETEEFEKALKEMHYLQGDSTDLLKYARDVNCHFASKKCKDVIVAARKLMTSKMHNTVKITPDTKLRLPKLPAPRSGMQLERGETAGHTEQVTMENPKQLSVWSLCLPACRISESVQQLMELALNTLCEAVGSSTQSALQLFFTVRNIFQLFHDVVPTYHKENLLKFPHLAAIQHNNCMYLAHHLLTLGHQFRAQLPQPLSEGVATFVDMVPGFRKLGAQCFLAQLNVQRAELLERLSTAHNFCNLDDEDNYIAASKAVRQVIHQLKQLGTVWQDVLPVGIYCKAMGNLLNTAITEIIAKIMMLEDISSEDGEHLHTLCQTIIEEGPLVFIPLTEEKKNKKYQEEVPLYVKKWSTFKELVIVLRANLQEIVDRWADGKGPLALEFSSSEVKNLIRALFQNTERRAGALTKIK